A genomic window from Gossypium hirsutum isolate 1008001.06 chromosome D12, Gossypium_hirsutum_v2.1, whole genome shotgun sequence includes:
- the LOC107945192 gene encoding shaggy-related protein kinase kappa, producing MASASLGNGGAGSSRSVNSFKSSSSSVDWLGREMLEMRLRDKVDHDEDRDSEPDVVDGVGAETGHVIRTTIGGRNGHSKQNVSYIAEHVVGTGSFGVVFQAKCRETGEIVAIKKVLQDKRYKNRELQIMQMLDHPNIVSLKHYFFSKTDKEELYLNLVLEYVPETVNRTARSYSRINTRMPLIYVKLYTYQICRALAYIHNCIGICHRDIKPQNLLVNPHTHQLKICDFGSAKMLVKGEPNVSYICSRYYRAPELIFGATEYTTAIDIWSTGCVMAELLLGQPLFPGESGVDQLVEIIKVLGTPTREEIKCMNPNYTEFKFPQIKPHPWHKVFQKRLPPEAVDLVCRFFQYSPNLRCTALEACIHPFFDELRDPNVRLPNGRPLPPLFNFKPQELSGIPPEVVKKLIPEHACKQNLFMALHT from the exons ATGGCTTCTGCAAGCCTAGGAAATGGTGGAGCAGGTAGTTCAAGGTCTGTCAACAGTTTCAAAAGTTCTTCTAGTTCTGTTGATTGGCTGGGGAGAGAAATGCTTGAAATGAGATTGAGAGACAAAGTGGACCATGACGAAGACAGA GATAGTGAACCTGATGTAGTTGATGGAGTGGGTGCTGAAACAGGGCATGTGATTAGAACAACCATTGGTGGCCGAAATGGTCATTCAAAGCAG AATGTCAGTTATATTGCTGAGCACGTGGTTGGAACTGGTTCTTTTGGTGTTGTTTTCCAA GCAAAATGTCGTGAAACTGGAGAAATTGTTGCCATCAAGAAGGTTCTACAAGACAAGCGTTACAAGAACAGGGAGTTACAGATTATGCAAATGCTGGACCATCCAAATATAGTTTCCCTTAAGcattattttttctcaaaaacagACAAGGAGGAACTCTACCTCAATCTTGTTCTTGAGTATGTTCCTGAGACTGTTAATCGCACAGCAAGAAGCTACAGCCGGATCAACACGCGAATGCCTTTAATATATGTTAAACTCTATACCTATCAG ATTTGCAGAGCACTTGCCTATATACACAACTGCATTGGTATATGTCACCGTGATATTAAACCTCAAAACTTACTT GTGAATCCACATACACATCAGCTGAAAATTTGTGATTTTGGGAGTGCTAAAATGCTG GTAAAGGGAGAGCCGAATGTTTCTTACATCTGCTCGAGATATTATCGTGCTCCTGAACTCATATTTGGTGCTACTGAGTACACAACTGCTATAGATATATGGTCCACTGGTTGTGTGATGGCTGAGTTGCTTCTTGGACAG CCACTGTTTCCTGGTGAGAGCGGGGTCGACCAATTAGTTGAAATCATTAAG GTTTTGGGGACTCCAACAAGGGAGGAGATCAAGTGCATGAACCCAAACTACACCGAATTCAAGTTTCCCCAGATAAAACCACATCCATGGCACAAG GTCTTCCAAAAGCGTTTACCTCCAGAAGCAGTAGACCTTGTCTGTAGGTTTTTTCAGTACTCTCCTAATTTGCGATGCACTGCT TTGGAGGCTTGCATTCACCCTTTCTTTGATGAATTGAGGGACCCAAATGTTCGCCTTCCCAACGGCCGTCCGCTACCACCACTCTTCAATTTCAAGCCTCAAG AGCTCTCTGGTATCCCTCCTGAAGTTGTCAAGAAACTTATTCCGGAGCATGCTTGCAAGCAGAATTTATTCATGGCACTGCACACTTAG
- the LOC107945193 gene encoding regulator of nonsense transcripts UPF3 isoform X2 yields the protein MVRFFEGMKGTLDRTKVILRHLPPSITESMLLEQVDSAFSGRYNWLSFRPGKSSQKNLSYSRAYVDFKRPEDVLEFAEFFNGHVFVSEKGAQFKAVVEYAPSQRVPKQFSNKDGREGTISKDPEYLEFLEFLAKPVENLPSAEMQLERREAERAGVSKDSPIVTPLMDFVRQKRAAKGASRRSLSNGKVSKRAGGLSGGSPSSASSRRGSEKRRGSTTVYVLRDSLKNASGKDKSAYILVSKRDDKQLSDKHATLATPVGTQISEEESGVSGITDAGKKKVLLLKGKEGEFSHVAGSMLRQQDIASPITKILGSTPIKQNVGCEGRIIRGVLLNKDARQSSRVQSEQQLQAPNLEKDRRPSRHSHAQLMLKDTNSSDDKVGSDLHGSEKPERCRRNKDRPDRGVWTLRRSDGSYASDESLSSSASQSAQMPLDSSEGAYGDTKVDLSNVRSMQPKTVRSGRNSSFDGSSKHGSRCRAVADGSSVVSDGKPGKRGNASAYGSHEKQVWVQKSSSGS from the exons AT GGTTAGGTTTTTTGAAGGCATGAAGGGGACTTTAGATCGAACCAAGGTGATTCTCCGCCACTTACCTCCGTCCATCACGGAGTCCATGCTTCTCGAACAAGTCGATAGTGCCTTTTCTGGCCGTTACAACTGGCTCTCCTTTCGTCCCGGGAAGAGTAG tcAGAAGAATTTGTCTTATTCAAGAGCATACGTGGACTTCAAGAGGCCAGAGGATGTTTTAGAGTTTGCAGAGTTCTTTAATGGTCATGTATTTGTTAGTGAGAAGG GGGCTCAGTTCAAAGCTGTTGTTGAGTATGCACCTTCTCAACGTGTTCCAAAGCAGTTCTCTAATAAGGATGGTCGTGAAGGGACCATATCCAAAG ATCCTGAGTATTTGGAGTTCCTTGAATTCCTTGCAAAGCCAGTTGAGAATCTTCCTAGTGCCGAGATGCAATTAGAGAGAAGGGAGGCAGAAAGAGCTG GTGTATCAAAGGATAGTCCGATAGTTACACCTTTAATGGATTTTGTTAGACAGAAAAGAGCTGCTAAGGGTGCATCTCGG AGGTCACTGTCTAATGGGAAAGTGAGCAAAAGAGCTGGTGGGTTATCTGGTGGGAGTCCAAGTTCAGCATCATCCAGAAGAGGTTCTGAAAAGCGAAGGGGTAGTACTACGGTG TATGTTCTAAGGGATAGCTTGAAAAATGCAAGTGGCAAAGACAAGTCCGCTTACATTCTGGTTTCCAAAAGGGATGATAAGCAACTTTCTGATAAGCATGCTACCTTAGCTACACCTGTGGGAACTCAAATATCTGAAGAGGAAAGTG GAGTTTCTGGAATTACTGATGCTGGTAAAAAGAAAGTTCTGCTCCTTAAAGGGAAAGAGGGAGAATTTTCTCAT GTGGCTGGAAGCATGTTACGTCAACAGGATATTGCATCGCCAATTACAAAAATACTTGGCTCAACTCCTATCAAACAAAATGTTGGGTGTGAAGGCAGAATTATCAGAGGTGTACTTTTAAACAAGGATGCTCGTCAGTCTTCTCGGGTCCAGTCAGAGCAGCAGCTTCAGGCCCCAAATTTGGAAAAGGACAGACGACCTTCTCGGCATTCACATGCACAATTAATGTTGAAGGATACTAACAGTTCAGACGATAAGGTCGGGAGTGACTTGCATGGTAGTGAGAAGCCAGAGAGGTGTAGGAGAAACAAAGACAGGCCAGACCGTGGTGTATGGACCCTTCGCCGTTCTGATGGATCATATGCAAGTGATGAGTCCTTGTCATCATCTGCTTCTCAATCTGCACAGATGCCTTTAGATTCTTCAGAAG GGGCTTATGGTGATACTAAAGTTGATTTATCTAATGTTCGGAGCATGCAACCTAAAACTGTCAGAAGTGGACGTAACAGTTCTTTTGATG GATCCTCTAAACATGGTAGCCGATGCAGAGCAGTTGCTGATGGATCATCTGTTGTGAGTGATGGGAAACCAGGGAAGAGAGGCAATGCTTCTGCCTATGGTTCTCATGAG AAACAAGTCTGGGTACAGAAATCTAGTTCAGGTTCTtag
- the LOC107945193 gene encoding regulator of nonsense transcripts UPF3 isoform X1 produces MVRFFEGMKGTLDRTKVILRHLPPSITESMLLEQVDSAFSGRYNWLSFRPGKSSQKNLSYSRAYVDFKRPEDVLEFAEFFNGHVFVSEKGAQFKAVVEYAPSQRVPKQFSNKDGREGTISKDPEYLEFLEFLAKPVENLPSAEMQLERREAERAGVSKDSPIVTPLMDFVRQKRAAKGASRRSLSNGKVSKRAGGLSGGSPSSASSRRGSEKRRGSTTVYVLRDSLKNASGKDKSAYILVSKRDDKQLSDKHATLATPVGTQISEEESGVSGITDAGKKKVLLLKGKEGEFSHVAGSMLRQQDIASPITKILGSTPIKQNVGCEGRIIRGVLLNKDARQSSRVQSEQQLQAPNLEKDRRPSRHSHAQLMLKDTNSSDDKVGSDLHGSEKPERCRRNKDRPDRGVWTLRRSDGSYASDESLSSSASQSAQMPLDSSEGAYGDTKVDLSNVRSMQPKTVRSGRNSSFDGGSSKHGSRCRAVADGSSVVSDGKPGKRGNASAYGSHEKQVWVQKSSSGS; encoded by the exons AT GGTTAGGTTTTTTGAAGGCATGAAGGGGACTTTAGATCGAACCAAGGTGATTCTCCGCCACTTACCTCCGTCCATCACGGAGTCCATGCTTCTCGAACAAGTCGATAGTGCCTTTTCTGGCCGTTACAACTGGCTCTCCTTTCGTCCCGGGAAGAGTAG tcAGAAGAATTTGTCTTATTCAAGAGCATACGTGGACTTCAAGAGGCCAGAGGATGTTTTAGAGTTTGCAGAGTTCTTTAATGGTCATGTATTTGTTAGTGAGAAGG GGGCTCAGTTCAAAGCTGTTGTTGAGTATGCACCTTCTCAACGTGTTCCAAAGCAGTTCTCTAATAAGGATGGTCGTGAAGGGACCATATCCAAAG ATCCTGAGTATTTGGAGTTCCTTGAATTCCTTGCAAAGCCAGTTGAGAATCTTCCTAGTGCCGAGATGCAATTAGAGAGAAGGGAGGCAGAAAGAGCTG GTGTATCAAAGGATAGTCCGATAGTTACACCTTTAATGGATTTTGTTAGACAGAAAAGAGCTGCTAAGGGTGCATCTCGG AGGTCACTGTCTAATGGGAAAGTGAGCAAAAGAGCTGGTGGGTTATCTGGTGGGAGTCCAAGTTCAGCATCATCCAGAAGAGGTTCTGAAAAGCGAAGGGGTAGTACTACGGTG TATGTTCTAAGGGATAGCTTGAAAAATGCAAGTGGCAAAGACAAGTCCGCTTACATTCTGGTTTCCAAAAGGGATGATAAGCAACTTTCTGATAAGCATGCTACCTTAGCTACACCTGTGGGAACTCAAATATCTGAAGAGGAAAGTG GAGTTTCTGGAATTACTGATGCTGGTAAAAAGAAAGTTCTGCTCCTTAAAGGGAAAGAGGGAGAATTTTCTCAT GTGGCTGGAAGCATGTTACGTCAACAGGATATTGCATCGCCAATTACAAAAATACTTGGCTCAACTCCTATCAAACAAAATGTTGGGTGTGAAGGCAGAATTATCAGAGGTGTACTTTTAAACAAGGATGCTCGTCAGTCTTCTCGGGTCCAGTCAGAGCAGCAGCTTCAGGCCCCAAATTTGGAAAAGGACAGACGACCTTCTCGGCATTCACATGCACAATTAATGTTGAAGGATACTAACAGTTCAGACGATAAGGTCGGGAGTGACTTGCATGGTAGTGAGAAGCCAGAGAGGTGTAGGAGAAACAAAGACAGGCCAGACCGTGGTGTATGGACCCTTCGCCGTTCTGATGGATCATATGCAAGTGATGAGTCCTTGTCATCATCTGCTTCTCAATCTGCACAGATGCCTTTAGATTCTTCAGAAG GGGCTTATGGTGATACTAAAGTTGATTTATCTAATGTTCGGAGCATGCAACCTAAAACTGTCAGAAGTGGACGTAACAGTTCTTTTGATGGTG GATCCTCTAAACATGGTAGCCGATGCAGAGCAGTTGCTGATGGATCATCTGTTGTGAGTGATGGGAAACCAGGGAAGAGAGGCAATGCTTCTGCCTATGGTTCTCATGAG AAACAAGTCTGGGTACAGAAATCTAGTTCAGGTTCTtag